The Cloeon dipterum chromosome 3, ieCloDipt1.1, whole genome shotgun sequence genome includes a region encoding these proteins:
- the LOC135940838 gene encoding venom protease-like isoform X1, whose translation MLFAAVLVAFAAQTSAQLFNGDACSTYFGVPGTCSPLQNCPSALQDLRAGRRPRICSFQLNQPVICCPGQRGQPQNKPGAQRPTRPPVTTTAKPFNLPPSALSTKSETKCREYAKSVYMLQAPPTLAVDDDIQYINISTCAVIATPLVVGGEPAALKEFPHMALLGYGSDTDPAWYCGGSLISERFVLTAAHCVSSRDEGPVRVVRLGDLEISNDQDGARPQMIPVAERIQHPEYKLPGRYNDIALLRLARDATFDAFVRPACLHRVKQLPGPGEQIKFIATGWGRVGYSEDTSDRLLKVSLSPIEHPVCNQTYKTEATTSKLRRGIDDDSMVCAGELQGGKDTCQGDSGGPLQFVRKDPYCMYSVVGVTSFGKFCGYSNSPAVYTRVSNYISWIERIVWPN comes from the exons ATGCTTTTCGCCGCTGTGCTCGTCGCCTTCGCCGCGCAAACCTCGGCCCAGCTCTTCAATG GAGACGCTTGTTCGACCTACTTTGGAGTGCCGGGCACGTGCTCGCCTTTGCAGAACTGCCCTTCTGCTCTGCAGGACCTGCGTGCGGGTCGTCGCCCTCGAATCTGCAGTTTCCAGTTGAATCAGCCTGTCATCTGCTGTCCTGGACAGAGGGGACAACCGCAGAATAAGCCAGGAGCCCAGCGGCCGACGCGGCCTCCAGTGACCACCACGGCCAAGCCATTTAATTTGCCACCTTCAGCGCTGAGTACCAAGAGCGAAACAA AGTGCCGTGAGTATGCAAAAAGCGTGTACATGCTGCAAGCACCTCCAACGCTCGCAGTTGATGACGACATTCAGTACATCAACATATCAACGTGCGCGGTCATCGCCACACCACTCGTGGTTGGCGGAGAGCCCGCCGCCCTCAAGGAGTTTCCGCATATG GCCCTTCTCGGCTACGGCTCTGACACCGATCCTGCGTGGTACTGTGGCGGCTCCTTGATCAGCGAGCGGTTTGTCCTGACTGCAGCGCATTGCGTCTCCAGTCGAGACGA AGGACCCGTGCGGGTCGTCCGACTCGGCGATTTGGAGATTTCCAATGACCAGGACGGCGCGAGGCCGCAGATGATTCCGGTGGCCGAGCGCATTCAACACCCCGAGTACAAACTACCTGGAAGGTACAACGACATCGCCCTGCTGCGCCTGGCCAGGGACGCCACGTTTGATGCCTTCGTGCGGCCAGCCTGTCTTCACAGGGTAAAACAGTTGCCTGGACCGGGCGAACAGATCAAGTTCATCGCCACTGGCTGGGGCAGAGTTGGATACT CGGAGGATACGAGTGACAGACTGCTGAAGGTCTCCCTGAGTCCGATCGAACACCCAGTCTGCAACCAGACGTACAAGACTGAAGCCACCACTAGCAAACTGAGACGCGGCATTGACGACGATTCAATGGTGTGCGCTGGCGAGTTGCAAGGAGGCAAAGACACTTGCCAG GGCGACTCTGGCGGGCCTCTGCAGTTTGTGAGGAAAGATCCTTACTGCATGTACAGTGTGGTTGGTGTGACGTCTTTTGGCAAGTTCTGCGGATACAGTAACAGCCCAGCCGTGTACACAAGAGTGTCCAATTATATTAGCTGGATTGAAAGAATTGTTTGGCCAAACTGA
- the LOC135940838 gene encoding venom protease-like isoform X2 has product MAGDACSTYFGVPGTCSPLQNCPSALQDLRAGRRPRICSFQLNQPVICCPGQRGQPQNKPGAQRPTRPPVTTTAKPFNLPPSALSTKSETKCREYAKSVYMLQAPPTLAVDDDIQYINISTCAVIATPLVVGGEPAALKEFPHMALLGYGSDTDPAWYCGGSLISERFVLTAAHCVSSRDEGPVRVVRLGDLEISNDQDGARPQMIPVAERIQHPEYKLPGRYNDIALLRLARDATFDAFVRPACLHRVKQLPGPGEQIKFIATGWGRVGYSEDTSDRLLKVSLSPIEHPVCNQTYKTEATTSKLRRGIDDDSMVCAGELQGGKDTCQGDSGGPLQFVRKDPYCMYSVVGVTSFGKFCGYSNSPAVYTRVSNYISWIERIVWPN; this is encoded by the exons ATGGCAG GAGACGCTTGTTCGACCTACTTTGGAGTGCCGGGCACGTGCTCGCCTTTGCAGAACTGCCCTTCTGCTCTGCAGGACCTGCGTGCGGGTCGTCGCCCTCGAATCTGCAGTTTCCAGTTGAATCAGCCTGTCATCTGCTGTCCTGGACAGAGGGGACAACCGCAGAATAAGCCAGGAGCCCAGCGGCCGACGCGGCCTCCAGTGACCACCACGGCCAAGCCATTTAATTTGCCACCTTCAGCGCTGAGTACCAAGAGCGAAACAA AGTGCCGTGAGTATGCAAAAAGCGTGTACATGCTGCAAGCACCTCCAACGCTCGCAGTTGATGACGACATTCAGTACATCAACATATCAACGTGCGCGGTCATCGCCACACCACTCGTGGTTGGCGGAGAGCCCGCCGCCCTCAAGGAGTTTCCGCATATG GCCCTTCTCGGCTACGGCTCTGACACCGATCCTGCGTGGTACTGTGGCGGCTCCTTGATCAGCGAGCGGTTTGTCCTGACTGCAGCGCATTGCGTCTCCAGTCGAGACGA AGGACCCGTGCGGGTCGTCCGACTCGGCGATTTGGAGATTTCCAATGACCAGGACGGCGCGAGGCCGCAGATGATTCCGGTGGCCGAGCGCATTCAACACCCCGAGTACAAACTACCTGGAAGGTACAACGACATCGCCCTGCTGCGCCTGGCCAGGGACGCCACGTTTGATGCCTTCGTGCGGCCAGCCTGTCTTCACAGGGTAAAACAGTTGCCTGGACCGGGCGAACAGATCAAGTTCATCGCCACTGGCTGGGGCAGAGTTGGATACT CGGAGGATACGAGTGACAGACTGCTGAAGGTCTCCCTGAGTCCGATCGAACACCCAGTCTGCAACCAGACGTACAAGACTGAAGCCACCACTAGCAAACTGAGACGCGGCATTGACGACGATTCAATGGTGTGCGCTGGCGAGTTGCAAGGAGGCAAAGACACTTGCCAG GGCGACTCTGGCGGGCCTCTGCAGTTTGTGAGGAAAGATCCTTACTGCATGTACAGTGTGGTTGGTGTGACGTCTTTTGGCAAGTTCTGCGGATACAGTAACAGCCCAGCCGTGTACACAAGAGTGTCCAATTATATTAGCTGGATTGAAAGAATTGTTTGGCCAAACTGA
- the Ppt2 gene encoding lysosomal thioesterase PPT2 homolog, with amino-acid sequence MLPKPWMLLLLFGLFCQLSVAYKPVVLVHGILADKGCMNVVAKRIKELHPGTVVYATDRFTGWSSLAPMWHQVDALAADLLNISKAHPEGVHLVGYSQGGLVSRAILEKYPEHNVQTFISLSSPQAGQYGTKFLHLYFPNLWLKTAFEIFYSDVGQYTSVANYWNDPHHQKLYYKYSVFLPYANNEKASNQSAIYKQGFRKLKKLVLIGGPDDEVITPWQSSHFGYYNENETVIDMKDQDIYKQDMFGLKTLDESGRIQIITQAGIDHFSWHINLSVIDKHIIPHLD; translated from the exons ATGTTGCCCAAGCCGTGGATGTTGCTGCTCCTTTTCGGCCTCTTTTGCCAGCTGAGCGTCGCCTACAAACCTGTCGTCCTCGTCCACGGCATCCTGGCCGACAAGGGCTGCATGAATGTTGTTGCCAAAAGGATCAAAGAG CTTCACCCTGGCACCGTGGTTTACGCAACTGACAGGTTTACCGGGTGGTCCAGCCTGGCTCCCATGTGGCATCAGGTAGACGCCCTGGCAGCTGACCTGTTGAACATTTCCAAGGCACATCCGGAGGGTGTCCATCTCGTCG GCTACTCGCAAGGTGGACTAGTCAGTAGAGCCATCCTGGAGAAGTACCCTGAGCACAACGTGCAGACTTTCATCTCTCTCAGCTCTCCTCAAGCTGGTCAATATGGCA CAAAGTTTTTGCACCTCTACTTCCCTAACCTGTGGCTGAAGACGGCCTTTGAGATATTCTACTCAGATGTCGGTCAGTACACATCAGTGGCCAACTATTGGAATGATCCCCATCACCAAAAACTTTATTATAAATACAG CGTATTTTTGCCCTACGCTAACAACGAGAAGGCGTCAAACCAGAGCGCAATTTACAAACAGGGTTTCCGGAAGCTGAAGAAGTTGGTTTTGATTGGAGGACCAGATGATGAGGTTATAACTCCATGGCAGTCTAG CCACTTTGGTTACTACAACGAAAATGAAACTGTGATCGACATGAAGGATCAAGATATCTACAAGCAAGACATGTTTGGCTTGAAGACTCTGGACGAGAGTGGCCGCATCCAGATCATTACACAAGCTGGTATCGACCACTTCAGCTGGCACATCAACCTCTCAGTGATTGACAAACACATCATACCCCATCTTGACTAG
- the Nubp2 gene encoding cytosolic Fe-S cluster assembly factor Nubp2 homolog, which produces MLDGVKHIILILSGKGGVGKSTVSTQLALALKDKGFKVGLLDIDLCGPSVPYLLQLENKEILQCPEGWVPVYTDAEQKLAVMSMGFILPNRNNAVVWRGPRKTAMIQQFVNNVCWGELDYLIIDTPPGTSDEHITVMENLKTVKCDGALIVTTPQAVAIEDVRKEVTFCKKTGIPILGIVENMSGFVCPHCTECTNVFASGGGQSLADTAKVPFLGSIPLDPRLGQCSQKGESCLIALKDSPASVAIEGVITKLLDEN; this is translated from the exons ATGCTTGACGGCGTGAAGcacatcattttaattttgtcggGGAAAGGAGGCGTCGGAAAATCAACTGTCAGCACACAACTTGCTCTTGCTCTAAAGGACAAAGGGTTTAAG gTGGGTCTTTTGGATATTGATCTGTGTGGACCCAGTGTTCCTTACTTGCTACAGCTcgaaaacaaggaaattcttCAATGTCCAGAAGG CTGGGTACCGGTTTATACTGATGCTGAGCAAAAACTGGCAGTCATGTCTATGGGATTTATCCTGCCCAATAGGAACAACGCTGTGGTTTGGAGAGGGCCCCGGAAGACTG CCATGATTCAACAATTTGTTAACAACGTTTGCTGGGGAGAGCTTGACTACCTCATCATTGACACACCTCCAGGCACCTCCGACGAACATATTACCGTTATGGAAAATCTAAA GACTGTCAAATGCGATGGGGCGCTGATCGTCACAACTCCTCAAGCAGTGGCCATTGAGGACGTTAGAAAGGAGGTGACATTTTGCAAGAAGACCGGAATCCCTATTTTGGGAATCGTCGAGAACATGAGCGGATTTGTCTGTCCCCACTgcact GAATGCACCAACGTCTTTGCATCTGGAGGAGGCCAGTCCCTGGCTGATACTGCCAAGGTGCCGTTCCTTGGAAGCATTCCATTAGATCCTCGACTCGGACAGTGCTCACAAAAGGGAGAAAGCTGCTTGATAGCTCTGAAAGATTCGCCGGCGTCCGTGGCAATCGAAGGAGTAATAACTAAACTGcttgatgaaaattaa
- the ECSIT gene encoding evolutionarily conserved signaling intermediate in Toll pathway, mitochondrial has product MLRPRLLSGVLARWTGGADRLQSSRNFGVSNFLLKKADDSEQEEQKQVVAKSIFDMKEKNKNSYIDMVRKYNERNVLKRGHVEFIYAAMKHMDEFGVSKDLEVYKALIGIFPKGKMIPRNLFQEAFQHYPKHQQCATDILEKMEQNGVIPDMEVEVMLTNVFGKTGHPVRKFMRMYYWMPKFNNLSPWPLPKPVPDDPFELAKLALQRITSVDLLTKINTFDSKDLEDSLDKTWILSAQSPLQKEILGRLPSDQPLYVEGAFKIWLRSECVQYFVLRGKPKPYQPRPTMDEIDDVSNLKSPYIDEEAAEKTLEPLRTVHEQAEGTIIAIAATGTSSKDSLLSWIRFLQKTNPPLDRIPVLFSMTSPFGQVVPVNDSAGNQGQRLSD; this is encoded by the exons ATGCTGAGGCCACGGCTCTTGTCCGGCGTCCTTGCCCGATGGACAGGAGGTGCAGATCGGCTGCAGTCGTCCCGAAATTTTGGTGTTTCGAATTTCCTACTGAAGAAGGCAGATGACAGTGAACAAGAAGAGCAAAAGCAAGTGGTCGCCAAGAGCATCTTCGACATGAAAGAAAAGAATAAGAACAGTTATATTGACATGGTCAGAAAATATAACGAGAGGAATGTGCTCAAGCGAGGCCATGTCGAGTTTATTTATGCGGCGATGAAGCACATGGATGAATTCGGCGTCAGCAAAGACTTGGAAGTGTACAAAGCCCTCATAGGCATTTTTCCCAAAGGCAAAATGATTCCGCGCAACTTATTTCAAGAGGCGTTCCAGCATTACCCAAAACACCAGCAATGTGCTACTGATATCTTAGagaaaatggaacaaaatg GAGTGATTCCTGACATGGAAGTCGAAGTAATGCTAACCAATGTTTTCGGCAAAACTGGCCATCCAGTGCGCAAGTTCATGAGGATGTACTACTGGATGCCGAAATTCAACAACCTGTCACCCTGGCCTCTTCCAAAGCCTGTGCCTGACGACCCTTTCGAACTTGCAAAATTAGCTTTGCAAAGGATAACAAGTGTGGATCTTCTCACCAAGATCAACACCTTTGAT TCTAAAGACCTGGAAGACTCATTAGACAAGACTTGGATTCTGAGTGCTCAAAGTCCTCTGCAGAAGGAAATCTTGGGAAGGCTTCCTTCTGACCAGCCTTTGTATGTGGAaggtgcttttaaaatttggctgAGAAGCGAATGTGTCCAGTATTTCGTGTTGAGAGGAAAGCCAAAGCCATACCAGCCGCGCCCCACCATGGACGAGATTGATG ATGTCTCCAATTTGAAATCTCCATATATTGACGAGGAAGCAGCTGAAAAGACTCTCGAGCCTCTGCGAACTGTTCACGAGCAAGCGGAAGGCACCATCATCGCGATTGCAGCGACAGGCACCTCAAGCAAAGACTCGCTTTTATCGTGGATTAGATTTTTGCAGAAGACAAACCCACCGCTGGACAGAATACCTGTGCTGTTTTCTATGACTTCACCTTTTGGGCAAGTAGTGCCTGTGAATGATAGCGCGGGAAATCAAGGACAGAGATTGAGTGACTGA
- the LOC135940837 gene encoding tetratricopeptide repeat protein 39C-like isoform X2 gives MEHQQMNSLEEYGGGVDEEDDWHLAKQGIQLLLNNKIDEAETLFRDRKENVQMAAGYCYITFMNAVMTFEEEKLQEAVQVLKDMEKRCAQDMGWIKTVKNKVFGASNVNEELLNRLEEQIILADTQVCMALLTFLQHDLTGYVRGGWILRKAWKVYQHSYNQVLQLHRRTFGHETEVPGSQFPSWSVIVRDSSQSNLLSPSSPDWTVPSTSTTPSQGLRSPLAFFSMFGYGKPNEEPLAPSTVSRLMAAVSFGYGIFQLCISLLPPSLLKLISFLGFEGDRDTGIAALMYARQGQDMRAPLASLSLLWYHTIVRPFFALDGSNVQAGVAAAETLISESQETYGQSALFLFFRGRVERLKSNVSQALLAYQAAVKASPQREIQLLCLHEVGWCHLILLHWPHAHVSFLRLKKESRWSKCFYAYLAAVCRGAAGDEAGAIQLAQEAPKLSTNRQTQLEVFIARRTSQLPLECYTTTGCKLLAFELLFLWNALPSCSALQLQQIIQECDSTSDPPPMQGLQYLIMGATYGCLGQAAEAISNFRACLESRSEMSRISADGVEGLGDHHIAAFASYELAVLLCMDSESKAKADGKGNSWIQPAAGTNGAGNFCR, from the exons ATGGAGCACCAGCAGATGAACAGCCTGGAGGAatacggcggcggcgtcgacgAGGAGGACGACTGGCACCTCGCGAAACAGGGCATCCAGTTGTTGTTGAACAACAAAATCGACGAGGCCGAAACATTGTTCAGGGATCGGAAGGAAAATGTCCAAATGGCAGCGGGATACTGCTATATCACTTTTATG AATGCTGTGATGACATTTGAGGAGGAAAAACTGCAAGAAGCCGTGCAAGTATTGAAGGACATGGAGAAACGTTGTGCCCAGGATATGGGTTGGATTAAGACTGTGAAAAACAAAGTGTTTGGTGCTTCGAATGTG AATGAAGAGCTACTAAATCGACTTGaagagcaaattattttagctgaTACACAAGTGTGCATGGCGCTCCTGACTTTTCTCCAGCATGATCTCACTGGATATGTGCGCGGTGGCTGGATTCTACGCAAAGCATGGAAAGTGTACCAGCACTCATACAATCAGGTGCTCCAGCTACACAGAAGGACTTTCGGCCATGAAACTGAAGTTCCAG GCTCTCAATTTCCATCCTGGTCTGTGATTGTGAGGGATTCAAGCCagtcaaatttattatctCCAAGCTCACCTGATTGGACTGTGCCTTCAACCTCTACAACTCCCAGTCAAGGCCTCCGGTCGCCCCTAGCTTTTTTCTCCATGTTTGGCTATGGGAAGCCAAATGAAGA ACCTCTCGCTCCGTCAACAGTCTCTCGTTTAATGGCTGCTGTCAGTTTTGGCTACGGAATATTCCAGCTCTGTATTTCCCTTCTGCCACCTTCTCTGCTGAAATTGATCAGCTTCCTCGGCTTTGAAGGAGACCGAGACACCGGCATCGCAGCGTTGATGTACGCGCGACAGGGACAGGACATGCGCGCCCCCTTAGCATC GTTGTCGTTGCTGTGGTATCACACAATAGTCCGTCCCTTTTTCGCTCTTGACGGCTCCAACGTGCAGGCGGGAGTCGCAGCTGCTGAAACGCTGATCTCCGAGTCCCAGGAGACATACGGCCAGTCAgcgctgttcctttttttcagaGGACGTGTCGAGCGACTCAAG TCAAACGTAAGCCAGGCCCTGTTAGCATACCAGGCTGCGGTAAAAGCGTCGCCTCAGAGAGAGATCCAGCTGCTATGTCTGCATGAGGTCGGCTGGTGCCATTTGATTTTGCTACACTGGCCGCACGCGCACGTGTCGTTTTTGAGACTGAAAAAGGAATCCCGGTGGTCCAAATGTTTCTATGCTTACCTAGCTGCAG TTTGTCGAGGCGCTGCTGGAGATGAAGCAGGTGCAATCCAACTCGCTCAAGAAGCACCAAAGTTGTCAACAAACAGACAAACTCAGCTTGAAGTTTTTATTGCACGCAGAACATCTCAACTTCCTCTCGAGTGTTACACCACAACTGGATGCAAACTGCTCGCTTTTGAACTGCTATTCTTGTGGAACGCCTTGCCGTCTTGCAGCGCTCTCCAGTTACAACAGATAATCCAAG AATGTGACAGCACAAGTGATCCACCTCCAATGCAAGGCCTGCAGTACCTAATAATGGGTGCCACGTACGGCTGCCTGGGCCAGGCCGCGGAAGCCATCAGCAACTTCCGGGCGTGCCTGGAGAGCCGATCAGAGATGTCGAGAATCTCTGCAGACGGTGTCGAGGGTCTAGGGGACCACCACATTGCCGCCTTTGCTTCATACGAGTTGGCTGTTTTGCTCTGCATGGATTCTGAG
- the LOC135940837 gene encoding tetratricopeptide repeat protein 39C-like isoform X1, with protein sequence MEHQQMNSLEEYGGGVDEEDDWHLAKQGIQLLLNNKIDEAETLFRDRKENVQMAAGYCYITFMNAVMTFEEEKLQEAVQVLKDMEKRCAQDMGWIKTVKNKVFGASNVNEELLNRLEEQIILADTQVCMALLTFLQHDLTGYVRGGWILRKAWKVYQHSYNQVLQLHRRTFGHETEVPGSQFPSWSVIVRDSSQSNLLSPSSPDWTVPSTSTTPSQGLRSPLAFFSMFGYGKPNEEPLAPSTVSRLMAAVSFGYGIFQLCISLLPPSLLKLISFLGFEGDRDTGIAALMYARQGQDMRAPLASLSLLWYHTIVRPFFALDGSNVQAGVAAAETLISESQETYGQSALFLFFRGRVERLKSNVSQALLAYQAAVKASPQREIQLLCLHEVGWCHLILLHWPHAHVSFLRLKKESRWSKCFYAYLAAVCRGAAGDEAGAIQLAQEAPKLSTNRQTQLEVFIARRTSQLPLECYTTTGCKLLAFELLFLWNALPSCSALQLQQIIQECDSTSDPPPMQGLQYLIMGATYGCLGQAAEAISNFRACLESRSEMSRISADGVEGLGDHHIAAFASYELAVLLCMDSETQQEGIDLLLEVQNNYRNYDFENRLNVRVHSVLKNFR encoded by the exons ATGGAGCACCAGCAGATGAACAGCCTGGAGGAatacggcggcggcgtcgacgAGGAGGACGACTGGCACCTCGCGAAACAGGGCATCCAGTTGTTGTTGAACAACAAAATCGACGAGGCCGAAACATTGTTCAGGGATCGGAAGGAAAATGTCCAAATGGCAGCGGGATACTGCTATATCACTTTTATG AATGCTGTGATGACATTTGAGGAGGAAAAACTGCAAGAAGCCGTGCAAGTATTGAAGGACATGGAGAAACGTTGTGCCCAGGATATGGGTTGGATTAAGACTGTGAAAAACAAAGTGTTTGGTGCTTCGAATGTG AATGAAGAGCTACTAAATCGACTTGaagagcaaattattttagctgaTACACAAGTGTGCATGGCGCTCCTGACTTTTCTCCAGCATGATCTCACTGGATATGTGCGCGGTGGCTGGATTCTACGCAAAGCATGGAAAGTGTACCAGCACTCATACAATCAGGTGCTCCAGCTACACAGAAGGACTTTCGGCCATGAAACTGAAGTTCCAG GCTCTCAATTTCCATCCTGGTCTGTGATTGTGAGGGATTCAAGCCagtcaaatttattatctCCAAGCTCACCTGATTGGACTGTGCCTTCAACCTCTACAACTCCCAGTCAAGGCCTCCGGTCGCCCCTAGCTTTTTTCTCCATGTTTGGCTATGGGAAGCCAAATGAAGA ACCTCTCGCTCCGTCAACAGTCTCTCGTTTAATGGCTGCTGTCAGTTTTGGCTACGGAATATTCCAGCTCTGTATTTCCCTTCTGCCACCTTCTCTGCTGAAATTGATCAGCTTCCTCGGCTTTGAAGGAGACCGAGACACCGGCATCGCAGCGTTGATGTACGCGCGACAGGGACAGGACATGCGCGCCCCCTTAGCATC GTTGTCGTTGCTGTGGTATCACACAATAGTCCGTCCCTTTTTCGCTCTTGACGGCTCCAACGTGCAGGCGGGAGTCGCAGCTGCTGAAACGCTGATCTCCGAGTCCCAGGAGACATACGGCCAGTCAgcgctgttcctttttttcagaGGACGTGTCGAGCGACTCAAG TCAAACGTAAGCCAGGCCCTGTTAGCATACCAGGCTGCGGTAAAAGCGTCGCCTCAGAGAGAGATCCAGCTGCTATGTCTGCATGAGGTCGGCTGGTGCCATTTGATTTTGCTACACTGGCCGCACGCGCACGTGTCGTTTTTGAGACTGAAAAAGGAATCCCGGTGGTCCAAATGTTTCTATGCTTACCTAGCTGCAG TTTGTCGAGGCGCTGCTGGAGATGAAGCAGGTGCAATCCAACTCGCTCAAGAAGCACCAAAGTTGTCAACAAACAGACAAACTCAGCTTGAAGTTTTTATTGCACGCAGAACATCTCAACTTCCTCTCGAGTGTTACACCACAACTGGATGCAAACTGCTCGCTTTTGAACTGCTATTCTTGTGGAACGCCTTGCCGTCTTGCAGCGCTCTCCAGTTACAACAGATAATCCAAG AATGTGACAGCACAAGTGATCCACCTCCAATGCAAGGCCTGCAGTACCTAATAATGGGTGCCACGTACGGCTGCCTGGGCCAGGCCGCGGAAGCCATCAGCAACTTCCGGGCGTGCCTGGAGAGCCGATCAGAGATGTCGAGAATCTCTGCAGACGGTGTCGAGGGTCTAGGGGACCACCACATTGCCGCCTTTGCTTCATACGAGTTGGCTGTTTTGCTCTGCATGGATTCTGAG ACTCAACAGGAGGGCATCGACTTACTGTTGGAAGTTCAAAATAACTACCGCaattatgattttgaaaacaGACTCAACGTAAGAGTTCATTCCGTTTTGAAAAACTTCAGATAA
- the LOC135940844 gene encoding C-type lectin domain family 4 member K-like: protein MRRGLLMSTPIFTSLFASLAIADSAVSEAVSNISININAGSETPVHCNCISAGEFSNRAAELNDTLLAIKNDIGNEIKALTDSLKELHRKIDATNQSVFSNADRRLQDAKNDVHLIVNAFITNKNFPKLLLSKFVSNWYEADRLCKRHGFQLISIQNATKAHEVWKFASTYSRSNIWTSGTDQSKTPGDFYWLTGTKVLEDLFQAGQPNGYGYDSDVCLAIYDGSLADFPCNEMYFFVCEDLRP, encoded by the exons ATGCGACGCGGTTTGCTAATGAGCACGCCGATCTTTACCTCGCTTTTCGCCTCACTCGCAATTGCCGATTCCGCAGTATCTGAGGCGGTCAGCAACATCTCGATCAACATCAACGCGGGAAGCGAGACGCCAGTACACTGCAACTGTATTTCTGCGGGGGAGTTTTCCAACAG AGCAGCAGAGCTGAATGATACGCTGCTGGCAATCAAAAATGACATCGGCAACGAGATTAAAGCACTCACCGACTCTTTGAAGGAGTTGCACAGAAAGATAGATGCTACCAATCAAAGCGTCTTTTCAAACGCCGACCGACGGTTGCAAGACGCAAAAAACGATGTCCATCTGATAGTGAATGCGTTCATTACCAACAAGAATTTCCCTAAATTGCTCCTAAGCAAATTTGTA TCGAATTGGTACGAAGCGGACAGACTCTGCAAACGGCATGGATTTCAGTTGATAAGTATCCAGAATGCTACTAAAGCGCACGAAGTTTGGAAATTCGCGTCAACATATAGCC GGAGCAATATTTGGACATCGGGCACAGATCAAAGTAAAACCCCTGGAGACTTTTATTGGCTCACCGGTACCAAGGTTTTAGAGGATTTGTTTCAAGCAGGCCAGCCGAACGGCTATGGATACGACTCAGACGTGTGTTTGGCAATTTACGATGGCAGCCTGGCAGATTTTCCATGCAACGAAATGTATTTCTTTGTTTGCGAAGATCTGAGACcttaa